ACAGGCAGTACATTGCCGGGTGTTGCACCGTCTAACTCCTATCTATGTGCGGATGGCTCTTATGTTATTATCGGCGGGAATGGCGATCGGATATTTCAGCGCCTGATGACGACCATAGGGAGAGAGGATATGGCAATCGATTCCAAATATGCTACGAATCAAGACCGGGTGAATAACGTGGAATATATTGATAATGTCATTGAATCTTGGACAAAACAACATTCACTTCAAGAAGTACAGCGGATTTTGGATGAAGCTTCTGTTCCAGTCAGCGCGATTTACAGTATTAAGGATATTTTTGAGGATGTTCATTACCAATCGAGAGATATGATTCAGGAAGTTGAATTAGCTGACGGTAAAAAAATAAAAACGCCTGGCATTGTTCCAAAGCTTTCGGAAACACCGGGTGGAATTGAGGCAAACGGACCGACGCTCGGTCAACATAATGAGGAAATTTACAAAGAATATTTAAACTTCTCCTATGAGGATTTTAAAAGGTTAAAAGAAGGAGGAATTATCTGATGACACAACAGGTTACGATTGTTGATGTCAGCCCGCGTGATGGACTGCAAATAGAAGCGAATAGCGTTTCTACGGAAAATAAGGCAGAACTTATCCATAAGCTGACAGAAGCAGGAATTCAAAAAATAGAAGCAACTTCTTTTGTACATCCGAAAAAAGTTCCCCAGATGGCGGATGCGGAAGCGTTGTTAGAGCAGATTAGTGCCAATGAGAATATACAGCCAATCGCATTAATTCCCAATCAAAAAGGATTTATGCGGGCCAGTCATTTTCCGAATCTGGAACTGAATTGGGTAGCTTCCGCAACCGAAACATTCAGCGATAAAAATTTAGGAATGACAATCGATAGAAATTTTGAAATGTTTACAGAAGTGGCAAAGGAAGTGAAAGCAAAAGGAATGGAGATTTGCTTCTCGATTGCCGTCAGTTTTGGCTGCCCCTATGAAGGTCATGTAGAAGAAGAAAAAGTACTGCAATTGGTAGAAAAAGCTGTACAAGCAGGAGCAGACAGAATTGGTATTGCAGATACAATTGGTATTGCAACACCGAATGAAGTCGATCGTTTATTCCAAAAAGTATTGGATGTGGCAGGAGATACAAAGGTTTCTTTTCATATTCATGATACGAGAGGATTGGGAGCAGCGAATGCATATGCGGCGTATACAGCTGGAGTAAGGACGTTTGAGACAGCTGTCAGCGGCATTGGCGGATGTCCATTTGCTCCGGGTTCAGCCGGGAACTTGGCGACAGAGGATTTGGTGTATTTATTTGAACGGATGGGAGTTCAGACAGGCGTGGATGTTAATAAGCTGTTCGAAGCTGCTGATTTTGCAGCGGGTCTGGTTTCCAAAAAGCCTTTGGGAAGAATACGGCATTTAGATAGAGCGCGTACGATAAAGGAGATGATGGAATGAAAAAAATACGTCATCTTTCTTTTCTGCTGCTTCTTACAGGAGTTATGCTGGCGGCCTGCAGCAACGATGACGAAGCATCTGAAAATGCAGAAGCAAGTGGAGAGGAATACGAACCGGCTACTATCCGCTTAGCTTACAATTTGCCGCCTGGTCATCATATTTCTCAGGGAATAGAAGAATTCGTAAAAACAATAGAAGAAGAATCAAATGGTCAAATCGAGATGCAGGTTTTTGCAAATGGGCAGCTGCTCTCTGATAAAGACATGAACCAATCGCTCTTAACAGGCGGCATTGAAATGGGAATGAATTCGTCTACGATTTGGTCTTCCACTGTGCCGGCTATGGGAATTTTTGATGTTCCTTATGTGTTTGAAAACTATGAAGAAGTCGGCGAAGCACTGAATGGTGAGTTTGGCGACATCCTTCGTTCAGAGATGGAAGATGTTGGCGTGAAAGTGCTGATGTTTGGGGATTATGGCTTTGGGCAATTTGCGAATAACCAGCGTCCGCTCGAATCTCCGGAAGATTTTAAGGGAATGAAAATCCGAAGTGTCGGCACGCTTCCTTCTGAATTAATTCAAGCTTATGGAGCATCTCCCGTATTTATGGGAGGCGGAGAAGTATATATGGGATTACAAAGAGAGACTGTAGATGGAGCAACATCTGGAACAACAGCAATGGTGCAGCGCAGTTATGATGAGGTCACAGATTATTTAACCGTTAATAATTATGCTTACTTTGAGTTTATTCTTGGTGTGAATCAGGAGTATTGGGATGATTTACCTGAAAAAACACAAACCTTAATTGAAGATACTGCCAGTGAAACCGAAGAATGGATTCGTCATCAGACAAAGTTAGAAGATGAGAGAACACTCCAAGTGCTGAAAGACAGAGGAATGGAAGTATATGAAGTGCCTGCGGACGAGCTTGATATATGGAAAGAAGCAGCAATGCCGGTATGGAAAACGTTTGAAGACGAGGCTGGGGAAGCAGGTAAAGAATTATTAAATATTGCCGAGGAGGACTAAACGTTGCTCAACACTTGGAAGGGAGTTATAGTATGAATGCTTTATATAAATTTTCAGATTTATTAATTAAATACGCAGCCTACTTAGCTGGAATATTAATATTTGTAACAACATTGATGACATTTTATGAAGTGTTATCGAGATCATTTTTTGGTACGCCGACTTCATGGGCAACGGAATTATCCACGTATGCCATTATCGGAAGTTGTTTTTTAGGAACGGCATATGCTGTGAGAAGCTATGCGCATATAACAGTCGATCTATTGGTTAATCGAGTGAATGATGCCACACGTAAGGTATTCGCATATATTTGTAATGTGTTGGGATTGCTTTTTAGTATTATTTTGACATGGTACGGGTTTACGCATGTTTCGTTGACGTTTGAATTAGGGACTACGTCTACTTCCTTGCTGCGTGTTCCGATGTATTTACCGGAATTATTTATTCCGGTAGGCGGCGTGTTACTCATTATCGCATTTATATTGCAGCTGATTGACGGCGGTGTACATAAAGGGGGAGAGTCTCTATGAATCTATTTTTTGCAGGAGGATTAGCGACATTCTTGCTTATTGGTCTCCCTGTTGCATTTTCTTTAGGCGTGCTGGCTATATTAGGTATGTATCTATTTAATGGCGGAAGTGTCGCTTTTGACCAAATTCCGATTATAGCGTATTCTGCTCTGGATGATTTTACATTGACAGCATTGCCGATGTATATACTGATGAGTCAAATCCTGGTTGTCAGCGGTGTTGGACGGGATCTATATGAGATGGCAAGCAGATGGTTCCGGCATTTTCCAGGAGGATTAGCTATCGCTACCGTTTTTTGCTGTACGGTTTTTTCAGCTATTTCCGGTTCCAGTGTAGCTACGGCTGTGACGGTCGGTGCTGTGGCGCTTCCGGAGATGGTTCGCCGCGGATATAAAAGGCGTTATGTGCTCGGCTTATTAGCAGCCGGGGGTACGCTGGGAATTCTTATTCCTCCAAGCGTTCCAATGATTTTATATGGTTCACTTACCGGTGAATCCGTTGGGAAATTGTTTATCGCCGGTGTAGTGCCAGGTATTGTATTAACGTTAAGTTTTATGATTTTTTCATCTATTCAAATGCGGCATATCAGAGAAAAACCCGCGACATGGACAGAACGTTGGGAAGCTTCTAAAAAAGCCATCTGGGGACTATTGTTGCCGATTGTCATTATCGGCGGGATTTATTCGGGCCTTTTTACACCGACAGAGGCAGCGGCGGTTGGAGTGGTATTAGCCTTTCTTATTGCCATTTTTGTATACCGGAACCTGACGTTTGCTAATCTGAAAAAGATTACCTTGTCTACGGTCAATACAAGTGCCATGATCCTGTTTATTATCATTGGTGCTAAACTGCTGGGTTTTATCCTAACGATGTTACAAATTCCACAGCAAATCACTGCAGTAGCAACAGCGGCAGATGTTTCTCCTTGGGTTATCCTGATTTTTATTAATATTGTGTTACTTGTATTAGGGATGTTCTTGGAAACTGTTTCTATTTTGGTTATTACGGTACCGATTTTGTATCCGATTATAACTGCTTTGGGATTCGATCCGATATGGTTTGCGATTATCATGGTGATTAACATGGAATTGGCATTGATTACACCTCCAGTGGGATTAAATCTCTTTGTTTTAAAAGGACTGGATAAAGAGAATACGATTGGTGAAATTGTAAAAGGAGTTATTCCGTTTGCACTTATCATGGTGCTGTTTATCATATTGATGTGCTTCTTCCCGCAAATTGCTACTTACTTTGTGGAGAATGTACAGTAACTGAAAGCAGCTGATTACCTTTCATAGCAAATGGAACAAAGGAGACTTCGTTTTATCTTCTTATCAAGTGTTTCATAAAAAGCAGCGTCGTTTTTGCGAAATTTGTAGAAACGGCGCTGCTTTTTATAAAAGAAGAAAAGTGTTTATTGTCAAAGTCTGTTTGAAATGTGGTATCTTTGTATAATCCTAAGAGAAAAAGACGGCTTTACTATGTTAAAGCGTTACAATATGATAAAATAAAAAGAAATGACAGATAGTGGAGAGTTGATTAATGACATTATGGAGAAATCGGGAATTACGACAGCATATTAAAGTAGTTGACGGGACGGTTGCCCCTGGTATTGTCTTAACCAATGCAACCTATTTAAATGTATATACAAATCAATGGCTAAAAGCAAATATTTGGATGTATGAGAACCGTATTGTATACGTCGGTGAGAAGCTGCCTGAAGAAACAACCGGAACCTATTTTTATGATTGTCAGGGGAAATTTGTTGTGCCAGGTTATATCGAGCCCCATGCCCACCCTTTTCAAGCTGCTAATCCGGAAGAAACCGTGATGCATGCTGCAAAAACAGGGACAACGACATTTGTGAATGATAATTTAACCTGGTATTTACTGTTGAATAAAAAAAAGACATTTTCAATGATGAATACTTTTTCGAAACTGCCGGTAAATATGTTTTGGTGGAATCGATTTGACAGTCAAACCATGTTGAAGGACAATCAGATGTTTAATACAAAAGATATATTGGATTGGGCGGAACATCCAATGGTTGTGCAAGGCGGGGAGCTTACGGACTGGCCAAGCCTGTTAACCGGCGGCGACCGGTTGTTGTATTGGATGCAGGAAATGAAAAAGTTTGGCAAACCAATTGAAGGGCACTTGCCCGGTGCCTCATCCCGAACATTAACGAAAATGAAACTTTTCGGTATTTCAAGCGACCATGAGTCGATGTCTGCAGAGGATGTATTGAAACGGCTGGAGCTTGGTTATCGTGTCAGTCTTCGTTATTCGCCAATCCGTCCTGATTTGCCGGAAATCATCAAAGGGCTTTTAGATAAAGGGATGTCCCAATTTGATAATATGAGTTTTACAATGGATGGTCCGACACCAGCCTTTATGGAAGACGGTATCATTAATGTATGTATCGAAAAAGCAATTGAGAGCGGTCTGCCTTTAGAGACGGCTTATCGGATGGCAAGTTATCACCCTGCCAGACATTTTAATAAGGAAGAAGAGTTCGGCAGTATTGCACCGGGACGGGTTGCTAATATCAATATCCTTTTCGATAAACAAAATCCGCATCCGGAAAGTGTTATCAGTAAAGGAGAATGGATTAAAAAAGATGGTACAGTTATTTCTCAACCATCTGTTATTCCGTGGGAAGAATATGAAGTTACTCCGCTTGAACTTGATTGGGAATTAACAGAAGAAGATTTGCAATTTTCCAGTCCAATCGGCATGGATATGGTGAACGATGTCATTATCCAGCCATATACGATTCTATCCGATGTTAGTGCAGATGAAATTCCTGCCAATAAGAGTGAACAGTTTATTGCACTGATTGATAAATATGGCGAGTGGCGTGTGAACACGATTATTCGCGGTTTTGCACCAAAACTGGGTGCATTAGTCAGCAGTTTTTCGGCAACCGGAGATATTATCTATATTGGTAATTCTAAAAAGGACTTACGTATCGCCTCTCAACGTATGAAAGAGTTGGGTGGAGCGATTGTATTAGTAGATCAAGGAGAGATTTTAGCTGAAATCCCGCTTCCTCTCGGTGGAGTGATGGCTAAGGTTCCAATGGAAGAAATAATTTCGAGTGACAAAGAACTGAAAAAAGTATTGGCAGCTTACGGATACGCCTATAATGATCCTATTTACAGTTTATTATTTTTGTCAGCTATCCATCTTCCTTTCTTTCGCATTACCCAACAGGGACTAATCGATGTGAAAAAACGGGAAATTGTCATCCCGGCAACCATGCGGTAAAGCTATTTTAATCAAAATAGCTTTACCTGGAATCAATATTATTCTGTTCTTCTTTCAGCTATTCAATGAAAGAAGAACAGGAAATACAAGGGGGAAATGAAGTGCAAATTGATAAGTTACGAGGAGAGCAGCTTGATCAGTTGTTTGATGCGATATTGTCGTTAGATACTCGCGAGGAGTGTTATCAGTTTTTTGATGATATTGCAACAATGTCCGAAATTCAATCCTTATCACAACGGTTACATGTAGCAAAAATGCTGACAGAAGGAAAAACCTACAGCGCCATTGAGCAGGAGACAAAAGCATCGACTGCAACCATCTCCCGGGTAAGGCGCTGCATTAATTATGGAAGTGACGGCTATAACCTTGTGTTAGAAAAATTGAATGTAAAATAATAAAATATGGCACAGTGTGATAAATACTGGGGATAAGTATTCTCTCTTTACAGAAGGGAATGCTTATTTTTTGTTGTGGGTAAGCAAATGTGCGCTTTTCTTTATATTTTAAGAAAGCAACATACGCTTTTAAGTCTCTCTTTTACGAATGCCAAGTTTTCTTTAAAATCTTTGCTTTATCCGTTCTAACCATGTGCCGATTTTTGTTATAATAAAGAAACGAATGTCATGATGGGGGATTAATAACGAATGATAAATATAGATGAATGGAAGCATATGTTTAAGTTAGACCCGGCAAAGGAGATTTCCGATGAAGATTTAGATAAAGTCTGTGAGTCAGGTACCGATGCAATTATTGTCGGTGGAACAGATAATGTTACTTTAGACGGCGTTTTAGATTTATTATCACGGATTCGTAGAGCGCATATGGTGCCGGTTGTTCTGGAAATTTCCAACGAAGAGACATTAACACCAGGGTTTGATACTTATTTTGTTCCGATGGTGTTGAATTCGAAAGAGAAAAAATATGTCATGGATATCCAGCAAAAAGCGATTAAAGAATATATCGACATGATGGAGTATAGTGAGGTATACTTTGAAGGTTATTGTGTATTAAATCCGGAGGCAAAAGTTTTTCAGCATGCGAATTGTGAACTGCCGGAAACAGCGGATGTGAAGGCATATGCTTATATGGCAGAGCATGTTTTTCATCTGCCTGTTTTTTATGTCGAATACAGCGGAACTTATGGTGACCCGGAAGTCGTTCGTGAAGTGAAAGCCGAACTTGATCAGACAAAGCTTTTCTATGGCGGCGGTATTGAAACGCCGGATCAGGCCAAAGAGATGAAGGAACACGCGGATGCGATTATTGTGGGAAACAGCATTTATACGAATTTAAAACAAGCACTCAAGACAGTAATAGCTGTTAAAGGAGAATAAGCAAGAAGCTCATTGAGGAAGGAAGATGCAACATGGAGCAAACGCTTGAAGCGATGATAAATACATTAAATCCGGAGCAGCAAAAGGCTGTCCGGCATACAGAAGGTCCATTGTTAATTATGGCGGGTGCAGGAAGCGGAAAAACACGCGTATTGACACATCGAATTGCTTATTTAATGGGAGAGAAGGAAGTATCTCCACGTAATATTCTAGCGATTACTTTTACCAATAAGGCAGCGAGAGAAATGAAAGAGCGTGTAGCGAAACTAGTCGGTCCGCAAGGGGAATATATGTGGGTTTCTACATTCCACTCGATGTGTGTCCGGATTTTACGCCGGGATATTGACCGGATTGGTTATTCCTCGAACTTCTCCATTTTAGACAGTGCCGACCAGTTATCAGTGGTGAAGCAAGTACTTAAAAATTTAAATATTGATCCCAAACAATTTGATCCCCGGGCGATGCTTGGCCAAATCAGTGGTGCCAAGAATGAACTGATTACCGAAGATGCATTTGCCAAGAATGCCGGTAACTTCTACGAGCGCCAAGTAGCACAGGTCTATGAAAGCTATCAGAAGATGCTGCGGAAAAATCAATCGTTGGATTTTGATGACCTGATTATGCAGACGATTCATTTGTTTGACCGTGTACCGGAAGTGTTGGAATACTACCAGAGACGATTTCAATATATTCATGTGGACGAGTATCAAGATACTAACCATGCCCAGTACTTTCTGGTAAAGCAGCTTGCCAATAGATATCAAAACTTATGTGTTGTCGGTGATTCCGATCAGTCTATTTACCGTTGGCGCGGAGCGGATATTACCAATATCCTTTCCTTTGAAAAAGACTATCCTTCGGCGGAAACGGTGATGCTGGAGCAAAATTACCGTTCTACCAATTCTATTTTACAGGCTGCCAATAAAGTAATCGGCAATAATCCTGGAAGGAAACCGAAAAATCTTTGGACGGATAAAGATGACGGTGAAAAGATAACCTATTATAAAGGCGCAACGGAGCAGGAAGAAGCTTTGTATGTTGCAGATACGATTCAGCAATTAATTGGTAACGATCGATACGAACCCAGCGATATTGCGATTCTATATCGTACCAATGCCCAATCCCGTGCGATAGAGGATACGTTTGTGAAATCGGGAATCAATTATCAAATGGTCGGCGGTACCCGTTTCTACGACCGTAAAGAAATCAAGGATATGATTGCTTATTTACGGTTAATTGCTAATCCGGATGATGATATCAGCTTCCAGCGTGTGGTGAATCAACCGAAAAGAGGAATTGGCAAAACATCGATGGATCGTTTGCAGGCATATGCGGCTACGCATGATATTTCTCTGTTTGATGTAGTGAAGGAAGTTGATTTCACGGGTGTTTCCAAAAAAGCGGCCAATGCATTAGCCGGATTTCTGGATCTTATCCAATCGCTTACAAAGCAATTGGAATTTTTAACAGCGACAGATATGGTGGAAGCAGTGCTCGAGCGGACAGGTTACGAGGAAATGTTGCGTAATGAGCGTTCCATCGAAGCGCAGTCCAGACTGGAAAACTTAGAAGAGTTTAAAACCGTTACTCAAGAATTTGAAAAAGCAAATGAAGATAAATCATTGATTGCCTTCTTAACAGATTTGGCATTGATTGCAGATCTTGACCGTGTCGATGAAGAAGATCCTGATCAATCGAAAAAAATCACGCTGATGACATTGCATGCGGCAAAAGGATTGGAGTTTCCGGTTGTTTTCTTAATCGGCTTGGAAGAAAACGTCTTTCCACACAGCCGTTCAATGATGGATGAGGAAGAGATGGAAGAAGAGCGCCGTCTCGCTTATGTCGGGATTACCAGAGCAGAAGAAGAACTTTATTTGACACACGCGCAAATGCGTACATTATATGGACGTACGAATATGAATCCGCTCAGCCGTTTTATCAATGAAATTCCTCCAGAATTAATGGAAGGAATGGAACCAGTTGAAAAAACACCATTTGGCGGTAACAGCAGGAAAGAGAACAGCTTTGGATCATGGCAAAAACAGGAAGCCCCTCCGAAAAAACGAGCTGAAAAAATACAAGGTCCCAAACCCAGTGGTGCCGAATCAGAAGACTGGTCCGTTGGTGATAAAGCTATCCATAAAAAATGGGGAACGGGTACAGTTGTCAGGGTGCAGGGAGAAGGCGATAAGCTGGAATTAGATGTAGCATTTCCTGCACCGATCGGCATCAAGCGTCTGCTTGCACAATTTGCCCCAATAACAAAGGAGTAAAAGGGAATGAATGAACAAAAGATAAAAGAACAGATGGACTCACTTGTTGAGCTCCTTAACCAATATGGTTATTCCTATTATGTTTTAGACAATCCCGCTGTCCCCGATTCAGAGTACGATCGGAAATTACGGGAACTGGAGGATTTAGAAAAAGAATATCCGGAATTTGCAAGGGATGATTCCCCTACACAACGTATCGGCGGAGAACCGCTTGACGCTTTTCAAAAAGTAGCGCATGAAACACCGATGATGAGTCTTGGCAATGCTTTTAATGAACAAGACTTACGGGATTTTGCCAGAAGGGCGGCAGAAGGGGTATCCGGTCAAGTTACTTTTGTATGTGAATTGAAAATAGATGGTTTAGCCGTTTCCCTGAAGTATCAGGATGGCAAGTTTGTCCTGGGATCTACCCGCGGGGACGGGAGAATCGGGGAGGATATTACCTCTAACCTGCGCACGATACGAAGCATCCCGTTAAGTATTCAAAAAGAAGGAACAGTAGAAGTTCGCGGTGAAGCTTTTATGCCGCATAAGTCTTTTTTAGCGTTGAATGAAGCACGGGAAGAAAACGGAGAAGAGCCTTTTGCCAATCCGAGAAATGCAGCTGCCGGGTCATTGCGGCAGCTCGACCCGAGAATAGCTGCCAAGCGTAATTTAGATATATTCCTATATGGTGTGGGTGAATGGGATGATAATAGAATAAGCCGGCACAGTGAACGTTTGGAAGCATTAGAGCGTCTAGGTTTTAAAACGAATAAAGAGTGGAAAAGGGCAGAAAGCATTGAAGAAGTGCTGGAATTTATAACCTATTGGACAGAGCATCGCCAAGATTTACATTATGAAATTGATGGTATTGTAGTTAAAGTAGACAACCTAGATCAACAGGATGAACTTGGTTTTACTGCCAAAAGTCCGCGTTGGGCGATTGCTTATAAATTCCCTGCAGAAGAAGTGGTGACCACTTTAAAAGATATTGTATTAAGTATAGGCAGAACAGGTGTAGTGACTCCTACAGCCATGCTGGAGCCTGTCCGGATTGCCGGGTCAACCGTGCAGCGGGCGTCCTTGCATAACGAAGATCTCATTCGCGAGCAGGATATCCGGATTGGTGACCAGGTCGTGATAAAAAAAGCAGGAGATATTATTCCTAAAGTAGTCCGCTCCCTTGTGGAACAGCGTACAGGGGAAGAAAAAGAATTTTATATGCCAGACGTTTGTCCGGAATGCGGAAATGAATTAGTCCGTTTAGAAGGAGAGGTGGCATTACGCTGCATCAATCCGAATTGTCCGGCACAATTGAAGGAAGGGTTGATCCATTTTGTATCCCGAAACGCCATGAATATCGACGGGCTTGGAGAAAAGGTAATTATTCAGCTCTTCCGTGAAGATCTCGTGCATACCATTGCGGATTTATATCGATTGGAAAAAGAAGACCTTCTGGATTTGGAGCGGATGGGTGAAAAGTCTGTTACCAATCTTTTACAAGCAATAGAGCGTTCGAAGGAAAATTCGTTAGAAAGATTATTATTTGGACTGGGTATTCGTTTTATCGGATCAAAAGCTGCGCAGACCTTAGCGATGGAATTTGAAACAATGGAACAGCTTCAACATGCCAGTTTGGAAGAGATTGCAGCGATTGAAGAAATTGGTGAGAAGATGGCAGATTCCGTTGTTCGTTATTTTGAGGAAGAGAAAGTGACAGAGCTGTTGAACGAGTTAAAAGCATTAGGTGTTAATATGACTTATACCGGCCCGAAAAAAGCAGAAATGACAACAGATAGCTTATTCTCTGGAAAAACAGTTGTACTGACTGGTAAAATGGAGCAATATACGAGAAAAGAAGCGAAAGAGCTGATTGAATCGTTGGGCGGAACCGTAACTGGTAGTGTCAGTAAAAAGACAGATGTTGTTATTGCCGGAGCGGACGCCGGTTCCAAATTGGAAAAAGCAGAAAAATTAAATGTAGAAGTATGGACCGAGACAGAGTTAAAAGAAGCGGCCGAGGGAGAGGAGTGATTCGCTTTGAAAAAATGGATACTATCCATTGCAGTAATCGCACTGTTTTTAAGTGGATGTATGCAGCAGACATCTAATGATGATGAGGTTGTCCAGGAAGAAACCAGCCAGGAAGAAGCCTCTATTGTGCCAACTAATAGACTTTCCGGGGAAAATTATCGTATGATTTTACCATATCAGCCAAGTGAAGCCAGAGGTGTTATTACGAACCAGGTAGCTAACCGTGTTGATATTGACGAAATGGAAGAAGGGCTCCGTCGGCTGTCAATGGATGTATATGACCCGGAAGATTATTACTTTCAGGAAGGGCAGTATTTCGATAGTGACCGTATCTATAGTTGGATTGATGAATTGAATCCGGAAGTGGATAAAGGGTCGGATGAAGAAACGTTCCGGGAAAATCCGCGTTACTTATCGCATATTTTAGAACAAAACTATTTAACACAGACGGAAGAAGATAATGTTCATTTAGAGGGAATTTCCATCGGGTTGGCAATGAAATCTGTGTACCAATTCCAGACAGATACCGGGGAACCTTATGAATATGAAGAGATATCAGAAAGTGATATGATGAATCAGGCAACAGAGATTGCAGAGGATATTGTAAACGATATTCGTGAAAATGATGAAGAATTAAGTGATATCCCGATTATGATTGGTGTATATCGGGAGGAAGAAGAATCTTCCCCTGTACCGGGAAATTTTGTAGCTAAGACAACTGTCGATGGAGGCAGCAGTTCTGTCGGCGACTGGGAAGATGTTGAGGAAGAAAATATTCTATTCCCTTCTGATGAAGGAGAAGATAAATATTATGATGATCAGGAGCTTGTTACCAATTTTGCAAATGAAATCAGTGATTTCTTCCCTAACTATGTCGGTATGGTAGGAGAAGGTTTCTATGTAGATGAGGAGCTGCAAAAACTACGTATGGATATACCGATCGAGTTCTACGGAAAAGGAGAAGTTATCGGATTTACCCAATATGTTTATGGGCTTATCGAGGAAATGTTCCCGAATTATTATGATATCGAAGTAAATATAAATTCCAGTCAAAAAAGTGAAAGCCTGCTTTACCGAAATGCGGGTGAAGATGAAATCCAGATTCATGTGTATGATTAAAAGGGTAGAAAATTTACTGTCCGTAACTGCTTTGTCAGTTATAGGCAGTAAATTTTCTTTTTTTAAGAAAATTTTTCAATGGAGTTAGAACTCATTATCGTTTCATCTGGCTATTTTCCCAAATTGAAACGATGCAGATTATGGTACAATGAATGTATCATATCGGAGTCCATATACTATATAAATTGAATGAAAGGAGTTGTCAATACTACGAGTATCAAGATGTGCTGAATGAAAAGGAGAGGCATTTTTTCAATCGATATTCCGTTTCTTGAATTGTAAGTGCTTTCCAGAACCTTTTGACCTATTTTCCTTGTTAAAGAAAATAAGGGGGATGTATGGAAAGGACAAGCATATACAAGTTTGTCTGTGCAAGGAAAAAAGAGGATGGATACTTAATTCGTGATAAAGATTAAGAAGAATGGGGAGAAAGTTAACATGATAGCAATTGGAACGTATATTAAAATACAACGTATGAAGCAGAAAATGACTTTAGGAGAGCTATCAGAAGGAATTGTCTCTTTATCCTATTTATCTAAAATTGAGAATCAGAAAACAGAACCGAATGAAGATATTATAAAAA
The nucleotide sequence above comes from Oceanobacillus timonensis. Encoded proteins:
- a CDS encoding hydroxymethylglutaryl-CoA lyase, with product MTQQVTIVDVSPRDGLQIEANSVSTENKAELIHKLTEAGIQKIEATSFVHPKKVPQMADAEALLEQISANENIQPIALIPNQKGFMRASHFPNLELNWVASATETFSDKNLGMTIDRNFEMFTEVAKEVKAKGMEICFSIAVSFGCPYEGHVEEEKVLQLVEKAVQAGADRIGIADTIGIATPNEVDRLFQKVLDVAGDTKVSFHIHDTRGLGAANAYAAYTAGVRTFETAVSGIGGCPFAPGSAGNLATEDLVYLFERMGVQTGVDVNKLFEAADFAAGLVSKKPLGRIRHLDRARTIKEMME
- a CDS encoding DctP family TRAP transporter solute-binding subunit — protein: MKKIRHLSFLLLLTGVMLAACSNDDEASENAEASGEEYEPATIRLAYNLPPGHHISQGIEEFVKTIEEESNGQIEMQVFANGQLLSDKDMNQSLLTGGIEMGMNSSTIWSSTVPAMGIFDVPYVFENYEEVGEALNGEFGDILRSEMEDVGVKVLMFGDYGFGQFANNQRPLESPEDFKGMKIRSVGTLPSELIQAYGASPVFMGGGEVYMGLQRETVDGATSGTTAMVQRSYDEVTDYLTVNNYAYFEFILGVNQEYWDDLPEKTQTLIEDTASETEEWIRHQTKLEDERTLQVLKDRGMEVYEVPADELDIWKEAAMPVWKTFEDEAGEAGKELLNIAEED
- a CDS encoding TRAP transporter small permease — its product is MNALYKFSDLLIKYAAYLAGILIFVTTLMTFYEVLSRSFFGTPTSWATELSTYAIIGSCFLGTAYAVRSYAHITVDLLVNRVNDATRKVFAYICNVLGLLFSIILTWYGFTHVSLTFELGTTSTSLLRVPMYLPELFIPVGGVLLIIAFILQLIDGGVHKGGESL
- a CDS encoding TRAP transporter large permease — its product is MNLFFAGGLATFLLIGLPVAFSLGVLAILGMYLFNGGSVAFDQIPIIAYSALDDFTLTALPMYILMSQILVVSGVGRDLYEMASRWFRHFPGGLAIATVFCCTVFSAISGSSVATAVTVGAVALPEMVRRGYKRRYVLGLLAAGGTLGILIPPSVPMILYGSLTGESVGKLFIAGVVPGIVLTLSFMIFSSIQMRHIREKPATWTERWEASKKAIWGLLLPIVIIGGIYSGLFTPTEAAAVGVVLAFLIAIFVYRNLTFANLKKITLSTVNTSAMILFIIIGAKLLGFILTMLQIPQQITAVATAADVSPWVILIFINIVLLVLGMFLETVSILVITVPILYPIITALGFDPIWFAIIMVINMELALITPPVGLNLFVLKGLDKENTIGEIVKGVIPFALIMVLFIILMCFFPQIATYFVENVQ
- a CDS encoding adenine deaminase C-terminal domain-containing protein, which codes for MTLWRNRELRQHIKVVDGTVAPGIVLTNATYLNVYTNQWLKANIWMYENRIVYVGEKLPEETTGTYFYDCQGKFVVPGYIEPHAHPFQAANPEETVMHAAKTGTTTFVNDNLTWYLLLNKKKTFSMMNTFSKLPVNMFWWNRFDSQTMLKDNQMFNTKDILDWAEHPMVVQGGELTDWPSLLTGGDRLLYWMQEMKKFGKPIEGHLPGASSRTLTKMKLFGISSDHESMSAEDVLKRLELGYRVSLRYSPIRPDLPEIIKGLLDKGMSQFDNMSFTMDGPTPAFMEDGIINVCIEKAIESGLPLETAYRMASYHPARHFNKEEEFGSIAPGRVANINILFDKQNPHPESVISKGEWIKKDGTVISQPSVIPWEEYEVTPLELDWELTEEDLQFSSPIGMDMVNDVIIQPYTILSDVSADEIPANKSEQFIALIDKYGEWRVNTIIRGFAPKLGALVSSFSATGDIIYIGNSKKDLRIASQRMKELGGAIVLVDQGEILAEIPLPLGGVMAKVPMEEIISSDKELKKVLAAYGYAYNDPIYSLLFLSAIHLPFFRITQQGLIDVKKREIVIPATMR
- a CDS encoding YerC/YecD family TrpR-related protein, which translates into the protein MQIDKLRGEQLDQLFDAILSLDTREECYQFFDDIATMSEIQSLSQRLHVAKMLTEGKTYSAIEQETKASTATISRVRRCINYGSDGYNLVLEKLNVK